A genomic window from Micromonospora violae includes:
- a CDS encoding helix-turn-helix transcriptional regulator, giving the protein MTTPTTERLWTVTDVSAFLGIPIGTLYQWRHRRTGPRASRVGRHLRYDPADVRAWFTDKAA; this is encoded by the coding sequence ATGACCACCCCCACCACCGAACGCCTATGGACCGTCACCGACGTATCGGCGTTCCTCGGCATCCCCATCGGCACCCTCTACCAATGGCGTCACCGCCGAACCGGCCCCCGCGCGTCCCGCGTCGGCCGACACCTCCGATACGACCCCGCCGACGTGCGGGCCTGGTTCACTGACAAGGCGGCCTGA